In Halomonas denitrificans, one DNA window encodes the following:
- a CDS encoding ligase-associated DNA damage response exonuclease encodes MNNENLLEPSAGGLYCAAGDFWIDPLRPVPRAIITHAHADHARGGSEEYHTAESNKAILAARIGAGAEEGDGDPAAEDKPRPDHHGHEWGEPFDLGDTRVTLFPAGHILGSSWVRIESEQGTWGVSGDFKRAPDPTCAAFQPADCDVWVTECTFGLPVYRWPEPSVVIDQIEAWWDECRAASRPAVLFCYALGKAQRVLAELVARRPGMRVWLHGAMRPLTDIYRAQGVALPETLPVSEAEKGEKFAGELVLAPPSAAGSTWMRRFPKHSAGFVSGWMRIRGNRRRRGYDRGFVFSDHADWPALIDTVRDQRAERVITIHGNGEPLAGYLREQGLDAEAWNLRATMGEGA; translated from the coding sequence GTGAACAACGAGAACCTCCTCGAACCCTCCGCCGGCGGCCTGTACTGCGCCGCCGGCGACTTCTGGATCGACCCCCTGCGCCCGGTGCCGCGCGCGATCATCACGCATGCCCACGCGGACCATGCGCGGGGCGGCTCGGAGGAATACCACACCGCAGAGTCGAACAAGGCGATCCTCGCCGCGCGGATCGGCGCCGGTGCGGAGGAGGGCGACGGCGATCCGGCCGCAGAGGACAAGCCGCGCCCCGACCACCACGGCCACGAGTGGGGCGAGCCCTTCGACCTCGGCGACACGCGCGTTACCCTGTTCCCCGCCGGCCACATCCTCGGCTCGTCCTGGGTGCGGATCGAGTCCGAGCAGGGCACCTGGGGCGTGTCGGGGGACTTCAAGCGTGCGCCGGACCCGACCTGCGCGGCGTTCCAGCCGGCCGACTGCGATGTCTGGGTCACCGAATGCACCTTCGGCCTGCCGGTCTACCGCTGGCCCGAACCGTCCGTAGTCATCGACCAAATCGAGGCGTGGTGGGACGAGTGCCGGGCCGCGTCGCGGCCCGCCGTGCTGTTCTGCTACGCGCTGGGCAAGGCGCAGCGCGTGCTGGCCGAACTCGTCGCGCGCCGGCCCGGCATGCGGGTCTGGCTCCACGGCGCCATGCGACCGCTGACGGACATCTACCGGGCGCAGGGCGTCGCGCTTCCGGAGACGCTGCCGGTCAGCGAGGCCGAGAAGGGCGAGAAGTTCGCGGGTGAACTGGTGCTGGCGCCGCCGTCGGCGGCGGGCTCGACCTGGATGCGGCGCTTTCCGAAGCACTCGGCGGGCTTCGTTTCGGGGTGGATGCGGATCCGCGGGAACCGCCGTCGGCGCGGTTACGACCGCGGTTTCGTGTTCTCGGACCACGCGGACTGGCCGGCGCTGATCGACACGGTCCGCGACCAGCGTGCCGAACGCGTGATCACGATCCACGGCAACGGCGAGCCGCTGGCCGGCTACCTGCGCGAGCAGGGGCTCGACGCCGAGGCCTGGAACCTGCGGGCCACGATGGGCGAGGGCGCGTGA
- a CDS encoding ATP-binding cassette domain-containing protein translates to MSAVDPTRDRSPSRNVRSLRALGPFIGRYRLQIGLAGLFLVLAAAGTMAIPAAVGQVIDRGFLADDPATIDRWFWLLFGAATVMAVAGGLRFYWVSWLGQRIITDLREAVYRRVIRLGPEFFASTRTGEVLSRLNTDTTLVESLIGSSASVAIRNLLMLVGSSVLLVITAPSLAGVIGGMIALVFVPVAVLGRWVRRLSRRAQDAVAEFSAHGDETINAVSTVQAFAQEAREADTFRGQVEDAFDAQRDRLRATTVLIVMVILMTFGSVTFVLWLGAREVLDGTLSPGQLSQFVLYALLAAGSTASLSEVWGGVQRAAGAMERLAELLEADDALVRSGSPKSLPDGPLGLRFDNVDFAYPSRPDQNVLQGLSFEVRPGETVALVGPSGAGKSTIFQLALRFYDPVSGAIRLQGAREAVDLRDLDPVALRDGIGLVSQDIALFSGTAADNIRYGRPDAALEAVEEAARLAHARPFIDALPERFDAFLGERGVRLSGGQRQRMAIARALIKTPDMLLLDEATASLDAESERLVQQAIDEASRDRTVLVIAHRLATVRQADRILVIEDGAVRAEGTHEELLKRSPLYARLARLQFAEAGTEPMAAEEIQG, encoded by the coding sequence GTGAGCGCCGTCGATCCGACCCGCGACCGCTCGCCGAGCCGCAACGTTCGCTCGCTGCGGGCGCTCGGACCGTTCATCGGCCGCTACCGGCTCCAGATCGGCCTCGCCGGCCTGTTCCTGGTGCTGGCGGCGGCCGGCACCATGGCCATCCCGGCCGCGGTCGGCCAGGTCATCGATCGTGGCTTCCTGGCCGACGACCCGGCCACGATCGACCGCTGGTTCTGGCTGCTGTTCGGCGCCGCGACGGTCATGGCCGTGGCCGGCGGACTGCGTTTCTACTGGGTGTCCTGGCTGGGCCAGCGGATCATCACCGATCTGCGCGAGGCGGTCTATCGCCGGGTGATCCGGCTCGGTCCGGAGTTCTTCGCCTCGACCCGCACCGGCGAGGTGCTGTCCAGGCTCAATACCGACACCACCCTGGTCGAGTCGCTGATCGGCTCCAGCGCCTCGGTAGCGATCCGCAACCTGCTGATGCTGGTCGGTAGTTCCGTACTGCTGGTGATCACCGCACCGTCGCTGGCGGGGGTCATCGGCGGCATGATCGCGCTGGTCTTCGTGCCGGTCGCGGTTCTCGGTCGCTGGGTCCGCCGCCTGTCCCGTCGCGCCCAGGACGCGGTCGCCGAGTTCTCCGCTCACGGCGACGAGACCATCAATGCGGTGTCGACGGTCCAGGCCTTTGCCCAGGAAGCGCGCGAGGCCGACACGTTCCGCGGCCAGGTCGAGGACGCCTTCGACGCCCAGCGCGACCGGCTGCGGGCGACCACGGTGCTGATCGTGATGGTCATCCTGATGACCTTCGGGTCCGTGACCTTCGTGCTCTGGCTCGGCGCGCGCGAAGTCCTCGACGGCACGCTCAGCCCGGGGCAGCTCAGCCAGTTCGTGCTCTACGCGTTGCTGGCGGCGGGTTCCACCGCTTCCCTCAGCGAAGTCTGGGGTGGCGTCCAGCGGGCCGCCGGAGCCATGGAACGCCTCGCCGAACTGCTCGAGGCCGACGACGCACTCGTCCGGAGCGGTTCGCCGAAGTCCCTGCCCGACGGTCCCCTGGGGCTGCGCTTCGACAACGTCGACTTCGCCTATCCGTCGCGGCCCGACCAGAACGTCCTGCAGGGCCTGTCCTTCGAGGTCCGTCCCGGTGAGACCGTCGCCCTGGTCGGCCCCTCGGGGGCCGGCAAGAGCACGATCTTCCAGCTGGCGTTGCGCTTCTACGACCCGGTGTCCGGCGCGATCCGCCTGCAGGGCGCCCGCGAGGCGGTCGACCTGCGCGACCTCGATCCGGTGGCCCTGCGCGACGGAATCGGACTGGTCAGCCAGGACATCGCACTGTTCTCCGGTACGGCCGCGGACAATATCCGCTACGGCCGGCCCGATGCGGCGCTCGAGGCCGTGGAGGAGGCCGCGCGGCTGGCCCACGCGCGCCCGTTCATCGACGCCCTGCCCGAACGCTTCGACGCCTTCCTCGGCGAGCGGGGCGTGCGCCTGTCGGGCGGCCAGCGCCAGCGCATGGCGATCGCACGCGCGTTGATCAAGACCCCGGACATGCTGCTGCTCGACGAGGCGACCGCCAGCCTCGACGCCGAGAGCGAGCGTCTGGTCCAGCAGGCCATCGACGAAGCCAGCCGGGACCGGACCGTGCTGGTCATCGCCCACCGGCTGGCCACGGTGCGCCAGGCCGATCGCATCCTGGTGATCGAAGACGGCGCCGTCCGCGCCGAGGGCACCCATGAAGAACTGCTCAAGCGCTCGCCGCTCTATGCGCGCCTGGCGCGCCTGCAGTTCGCCGAGGCGGGCACGGAACCGATGGCCGCCGAAGAAATCCAAGGCTGA
- the rarD gene encoding EamA family transporter RarD, producing MAPAAETSVAPNVRSPSTLPLLAGLGAYGLWGVVPLYFKLVGEAGADEIIAHRVLWSVVFLALVLAVRYRGRIRSSVRISGRVAAALAVSGALVAANWLIFVYAVNTDRVLQTSLGYFINPLVSVVLGTVVLRERMRPVQGIAVALAAIGTIYLAVRVGRPPWLALGLAASFGLYGLVRKVTDVGPMVGLFWETLMMTPVVALWLLFLADPAALAFGAGSPAFDLLMAGTGLVTVVPLVLFATAARGLPLITVGLMQYIAPSISFCLAVFLFREPFTPDHAVAFALIWTALALYTASAARHARLQRRLARRTTAPAEARP from the coding sequence ATGGCTCCGGCGGCTGAGACGTCGGTCGCTCCGAACGTGCGCTCGCCCTCGACGCTGCCGTTGCTGGCCGGTCTCGGCGCGTACGGGCTCTGGGGCGTCGTCCCGTTGTATTTCAAGCTGGTCGGGGAGGCCGGGGCGGACGAGATCATCGCCCACCGGGTGCTGTGGTCGGTCGTGTTCCTTGCCCTCGTCCTGGCCGTGCGCTACCGGGGCCGGATCCGTTCGTCGGTCCGCATTTCCGGGCGCGTCGCCGCCGCCCTGGCGGTGTCCGGCGCGCTGGTCGCGGCCAACTGGCTGATCTTCGTCTATGCCGTCAACACGGACCGGGTGCTGCAGACCAGCCTCGGCTACTTCATCAATCCGCTGGTCAGCGTCGTCCTGGGCACCGTGGTCCTGCGCGAGCGAATGCGCCCGGTGCAGGGCATCGCGGTGGCGCTGGCGGCGATCGGCACGATCTATCTCGCCGTCCGCGTCGGTCGGCCGCCCTGGCTGGCGCTCGGACTGGCGGCGAGCTTCGGCCTCTACGGCCTGGTGCGGAAGGTCACCGACGTCGGCCCGATGGTCGGGCTGTTCTGGGAGACCCTGATGATGACGCCGGTCGTCGCACTCTGGCTCCTGTTCCTCGCCGACCCCGCTGCGCTGGCGTTCGGCGCCGGCTCGCCGGCCTTCGACCTGCTGATGGCCGGGACGGGGCTGGTCACGGTGGTGCCGCTGGTGCTGTTCGCGACCGCCGCACGCGGATTGCCCCTGATCACGGTGGGCCTGATGCAGTACATTGCACCTTCGATCTCGTTCTGCCTGGCCGTGTTCCTGTTCCGCGAACCCTTCACCCCCGATCACGCCGTGGCCTTCGCCCTGATCTGGACCGCGCTGGCCCTCTACACCGCGTCGGCCGCCCGCCACGCCCGGCTGCAGCGGCGGCTCGCCCGGCGGACGACGGCGCCTGCCGAGGCCCGGCCGTGA
- a CDS encoding AsmA family protein — protein MRKFLIFLSAFLILLLGLWGTAVFMLDEARLKQLAVEQIEERTGRTMTLAGPLDVQFLPRIQLVARDVTLTGPPDYDGPPLFTADAFRMSVALWPLLRGQVETGALGLEDAELTLHTDRAGRTSLDGLLAPADSPSSDASSADSAGPSGERPDVRIEAIRLTDVRLVVSDARDDTVQRFLLERFELGEFRFGRPVPFTFRGEIGDPPVLEGIVLTGSLDVPPGDGPIRLSGLELAATSGDLRLGLDGSIVLETGAVPEARLEEGRVRIGDQSLAVSGRWRGTPRPSVRAEVRGESLDVDALLATLPAGDEAVPENSPSPLLVLRDMDADGDVVVDRMRLGGLPLTDVRATLVARNGVVTLDPLAAELDGGAVRAFARADLNAEPPRLVLRPSFELDSLSTALAPWGLDRFLAGAGSLQLDLSGRGLSADALLASLDGAGDYAFRDGEIRGLDLDGMVDALAARDVVAAVRDGVGGTTTFSEFSGPLAVRDGVVDLSGLTIVTERLGVGGTVRLGLADLSLDGRLRLAGERLQRVPLALGGTLTAPRLTPDLGSAVQEEAERRVMDFLQRRLQGEDESDEEDSNEEDGDGAGADGSGG, from the coding sequence ATGCGCAAATTCCTGATCTTTCTTTCCGCGTTCCTGATTCTTCTGCTGGGCCTGTGGGGCACGGCCGTATTCATGCTCGACGAGGCGAGATTGAAGCAGCTCGCGGTCGAACAGATCGAGGAGCGCACGGGCCGCACGATGACGCTGGCCGGGCCGCTCGACGTCCAGTTTCTTCCCCGGATCCAACTCGTCGCGCGCGACGTGACGCTGACCGGGCCGCCCGACTACGACGGTCCCCCCTTGTTCACGGCAGACGCCTTCCGGATGTCGGTCGCGCTGTGGCCTCTGCTTCGCGGCCAGGTCGAGACCGGCGCGCTGGGCCTGGAAGACGCCGAGCTCACGCTGCACACGGACCGGGCCGGCCGTACTTCGCTCGACGGCCTGCTGGCCCCGGCCGACTCGCCTTCAAGCGATGCCTCGTCGGCCGATTCGGCCGGCCCGAGCGGTGAGCGGCCGGACGTCCGGATCGAGGCGATCCGGCTGACCGATGTCCGCCTTGTCGTCAGCGATGCCCGCGACGACACGGTTCAGCGCTTCCTGCTGGAGCGCTTCGAACTTGGCGAGTTCCGCTTCGGCAGGCCGGTTCCCTTCACCTTTCGCGGGGAGATCGGCGATCCCCCGGTGCTCGAGGGCATCGTGCTCACGGGGTCGCTGGACGTGCCTCCCGGCGACGGGCCGATCCGTCTGTCCGGACTGGAACTGGCAGCGACCAGCGGTGATCTGAGGCTCGGTCTCGATGGCTCGATCGTGCTCGAGACCGGCGCCGTGCCGGAAGCGCGCCTCGAGGAGGGCCGGGTCAGGATCGGGGACCAGTCGCTGGCGGTCTCCGGTCGCTGGCGCGGAACCCCCCGGCCGTCGGTCCGCGCCGAAGTGCGCGGCGAGTCGCTCGACGTCGACGCGCTGCTGGCCACGCTGCCGGCCGGGGACGAGGCGGTGCCCGAGAACTCGCCGTCGCCGCTCCTGGTTCTGCGCGACATGGACGCCGACGGCGATGTGGTGGTCGATCGCATGCGGCTCGGCGGTCTGCCGCTGACCGATGTCCGGGCTACCCTGGTCGCGCGCAACGGCGTGGTCACGCTCGATCCGCTCGCTGCGGAGCTCGACGGCGGCGCGGTCCGCGCCTTCGCCCGGGCGGACCTGAACGCCGAGCCTCCCCGGCTCGTCCTGCGTCCGAGCTTCGAGCTGGACAGCCTGTCGACGGCGCTCGCGCCCTGGGGCCTCGACCGGTTCCTGGCCGGCGCCGGTTCGCTCCAGCTCGACCTCAGCGGCCGGGGCCTGAGCGCCGACGCGCTGCTGGCTTCGCTGGACGGCGCCGGCGACTACGCCTTCCGGGACGGCGAGATTCGCGGCCTGGACCTCGACGGTATGGTCGATGCACTGGCCGCCCGCGACGTCGTGGCCGCCGTCCGCGACGGGGTCGGCGGAACGACGACGTTCAGCGAGTTCTCCGGGCCCCTGGCCGTCCGCGATGGCGTGGTCGACCTCAGCGGTCTGACGATCGTGACCGAGCGGCTGGGCGTCGGCGGAACGGTCCGGCTGGGCCTGGCGGACCTGTCCCTCGACGGTCGACTGCGCCTGGCCGGGGAACGGCTGCAGCGGGTCCCGCTCGCGCTCGGCGGCACGCTGACCGCGCCGCGCCTCACGCCCGATCTCGGCAGTGCGGTTCAGGAAGAAGCCGAGCGGCGGGTCATGGACTTCCTCCAGCGGCGCCTGCAGGGCGAAGACGAGTCGGACGAAGAGGATTCGAACGAGGAGGACGGCGACGGTGCGGGGGCGGATGGCTCCGGCGGCTGA
- the rplQ gene encoding 50S ribosomal protein L17: MRHRKSGRKLNRNSSHRQAMFKNMASSLFKHELIKTTLPKAKELRRVAEPLITMAGEDTVAKRRLAFARLRDKEAVGKLFSELGPRYRERPGGYVRILKCGFRAGDKAPMAYVELVDRPGAPGSEAAAE; encoded by the coding sequence ATGCGCCATCGCAAATCGGGCCGCAAGCTCAACCGGAACTCGTCGCACCGCCAGGCGATGTTCAAGAACATGGCCTCGAGCCTGTTCAAGCACGAACTGATCAAGACCACGCTGCCGAAGGCGAAGGAATTGCGCCGGGTGGCCGAGCCGCTGATCACCATGGCCGGTGAGGACACCGTGGCCAAGCGCCGCCTGGCCTTCGCCCGCCTGCGTGACAAGGAAGCGGTCGGCAAGCTGTTCAGCGAACTGGGTCCGCGCTACCGCGAGCGTCCGGGCGGCTATGTCCGGATCCTGAAGTGCGGGTTCCGTGCCGGCGACAAGGCCCCGATGGCCTATGTCGAGCTGGTCGACCGGCCGGGTGCTCCGGGTTCCGAGGCAGCCGCCGAGTAA
- the rpoA gene encoding DNA-directed RNA polymerase subunit alpha: protein MSSAYSLIEKMLKPKGLIVEEISPRRSKVTLEPLERGFGHTLGNALRRVLLSSIPGAAISEAEIDGVLHEYTSVEGLQEDIVEVLLNLKGVAVRMHNRDEATLTLTADKAGAVTAGDIQVNDDVEIVNPDHVICTLTKKQKLHMQLKITRGVGYQPAATLRFNEEESRSIGRLQLDASYCPVHRVAYSVESARVAQRTDLDKLVFDIETNGTLSCEDAVKLAASILVDQMSVFVDFIARDKDEETRDEQSFDPVLLRPIDDLELTVRSANCLKAEHIQYVGDLVQRSETELLKTPNLGKKSLTEIKTVLAAHDLSLGTRLENWPPSNLARESV, encoded by the coding sequence ATGTCGAGTGCGTATTCACTGATCGAAAAGATGCTCAAGCCCAAGGGCCTGATCGTCGAGGAAATTTCGCCGCGCCGCTCGAAGGTGACGCTGGAGCCGCTGGAACGCGGATTCGGACACACCCTGGGCAACGCGCTGCGTCGCGTGCTGCTGTCGTCCATTCCGGGCGCTGCGATCTCGGAAGCCGAGATCGACGGCGTGCTGCATGAATACACTTCGGTGGAAGGACTGCAGGAGGACATCGTCGAAGTCCTGCTGAACCTCAAGGGCGTTGCCGTGCGCATGCACAACCGCGACGAAGCGACCCTGACGCTGACCGCCGACAAGGCCGGGGCCGTGACCGCCGGCGATATCCAGGTCAACGACGACGTCGAAATCGTCAACCCGGATCACGTGATCTGCACGCTGACCAAGAAGCAGAAGCTGCACATGCAGCTGAAGATCACCCGAGGCGTCGGTTACCAGCCGGCAGCGACCCTGCGCTTCAACGAAGAAGAGTCGCGCTCGATCGGTCGCCTGCAGCTCGACGCGTCGTATTGCCCGGTCCATCGCGTGGCCTACAGCGTCGAGAGCGCTCGAGTCGCCCAGCGAACCGACCTCGACAAGCTGGTCTTCGACATCGAAACCAACGGCACCCTGTCCTGCGAGGACGCCGTGAAGCTGGCCGCGAGCATCCTGGTCGACCAGATGTCGGTGTTCGTGGACTTCATTGCCCGCGACAAGGACGAGGAAACCCGCGACGAGCAGTCCTTCGACCCGGTGCTGCTGCGTCCGATCGACGATCTCGAACTGACCGTGCGTTCGGCCAACTGCCTGAAGGCCGAGCACATCCAGTACGTCGGCGACCTGGTCCAGCGCAGCGAAACCGAACTGCTCAAGACGCCGAATCTCGGCAAGAAGTCGCTGACCGAAATCAAGACGGTCCTGGCCGCGCATGACCTTTCGCTTGGGACCCGGCTGGAAAACTGGCCGCCGTCCAACCTTGCGCGCGAATCTGTTTAA
- the rpsD gene encoding 30S ribosomal protein S4 → MARYTGPTCKLARREGVDLSLKSPARSLDSKCKLEQPPGQHGAGRRQRLSDYALQLREKQKVRRMYGVLEKQFRNYYKKAAQQKGATGENLLRLLEGRLDNVVYRMGFAVTRAQARQMVSHRLVEVNGGILNIPSAQVAPGDKVAIREKARKHLRVQEAATVARDLDMVAPWCESDLDKFEGTLKSLPDRDDLPPDINENLIVELYSK, encoded by the coding sequence ATGGCACGATACACTGGACCGACCTGCAAGCTGGCTCGCCGCGAAGGCGTCGACCTGAGCCTGAAGAGCCCGGCACGCAGCCTGGATTCGAAATGCAAGCTCGAGCAGCCGCCGGGGCAGCATGGGGCAGGGCGCCGTCAGCGCCTGTCCGACTATGCACTCCAGCTGCGTGAAAAGCAGAAGGTGCGCCGCATGTACGGCGTGCTCGAGAAGCAGTTCCGGAACTACTACAAGAAGGCCGCTCAGCAGAAGGGCGCGACGGGCGAGAACCTGCTCCGCCTGCTGGAAGGCCGGCTGGACAACGTCGTCTACCGCATGGGCTTCGCGGTCACCCGCGCCCAGGCCCGCCAGATGGTCAGCCACCGCCTGGTCGAAGTCAATGGCGGAATCCTGAACATCCCGTCCGCGCAGGTCGCGCCGGGCGACAAGGTCGCCATCCGCGAGAAGGCGCGCAAGCACCTCCGCGTCCAGGAAGCCGCCACCGTGGCCAGGGATCTGGACATGGTCGCGCCCTGGTGCGAGTCCGATCTGGACAAGTTCGAAGGCACGCTGAAGAGCCTGCCGGATCGAGACGACCTGCCGCCGGATATCAACGAGAACCTGATCGTGGAGCTCTACTCCAAGTAA
- the rpsK gene encoding 30S ribosomal protein S11, with protein sequence MAKQTAKGKKKVKKTVIDGIAHVHASFNNTIITITDRQGNALSWATSGGSGFRGSRKSTPFAAQVAAENAGRAAQEFGLKNLEVRVNGPGPGRESSVRSLNALGYKITNIIDVTPIPHNGCRPPKKRRV encoded by the coding sequence ATGGCAAAGCAGACCGCCAAGGGCAAGAAGAAGGTCAAGAAGACCGTGATCGACGGCATTGCCCACGTGCATGCCTCGTTCAACAACACGATCATCACGATCACCGACCGTCAGGGCAACGCGCTGTCCTGGGCGACCTCCGGGGGTTCCGGCTTCCGCGGCTCGCGCAAGTCGACGCCGTTCGCGGCCCAGGTCGCCGCCGAAAATGCCGGCCGCGCCGCGCAGGAGTTCGGTCTGAAGAACCTGGAAGTCCGGGTCAACGGGCCGGGGCCGGGGCGCGAGTCCTCCGTGCGTTCGCTGAATGCGCTGGGCTACAAGATCACCAACATCATCGACGTCACGCCGATTCCGCACAACGGCTGCCGTCCGCCGAAGAAGCGCCGAGTCTAA
- the rpsM gene encoding 30S ribosomal protein S13, which produces MARIAGVNLQPNKHIWVALTQIYGIGRTRAYEICDATGVAPTTRVRELTEGEEEKLRQKVGEFTVEGDLRREVGMNIKRLMDLGCFRGLRHRRGLPVRGQRTRTNARTRKGPRRPIR; this is translated from the coding sequence ATGGCTCGTATCGCAGGCGTCAATCTGCAGCCAAACAAGCACATCTGGGTCGCACTGACCCAGATCTATGGCATCGGTCGTACCCGCGCGTACGAAATCTGCGACGCGACCGGCGTCGCGCCGACCACCCGGGTCCGCGAACTCACCGAAGGCGAGGAAGAAAAGCTTCGCCAGAAGGTCGGCGAGTTCACCGTCGAGGGCGACCTGCGTCGCGAGGTGGGCATGAACATCAAGCGCCTGATGGACCTGGGCTGCTTCCGCGGCCTTCGCCACCGGCGTGGACTGCCCGTTCGCGGGCAGCGAACCCGCACCAACGCGCGCACCCGGAAGGGCCCGCGTCGTCCGATTCGCTGA
- the rpmJ gene encoding 50S ribosomal protein L36, whose translation MKVQASVKRICRNCKIVRRRGVVFVICTDPKHKQRQG comes from the coding sequence ATGAAGGTTCAGGCATCGGTCAAGCGAATCTGCCGAAACTGCAAGATCGTGCGCCGCCGCGGTGTGGTGTTCGTGATCTGCACGGATCCGAAGCACAAGCAGCGCCAGGGCTGA
- the secY gene encoding preprotein translocase subunit SecY: MASGPSQMAGMLGGMGRLTELRNRLLFVLGALAVYRLGTFIPVPGINPDALVQLMDQQRGTIVDVFNMFSGGALGRFSIFALGIMPYISAAIIMQLMSHAIPQLQQLRKEGEAGRRKITQYTRYFTVVLALFQSFGVAAALQAQSAGQGLAVVMTPGPSFMFAAIVTLTAGTVFLMWLGEQITERGIGNGISIIIFASIVAGLPAAVGNTLELVRTGQLGPLLVLFLIILAFAVTAFVVFVERGQRRITVNYAQRQGRKAYQNQSTHLPLKVNMSGVIPAIFASSLVLFPATMSTWFGQAGQSTWLQRIADQLSPGQPVYVLLFGGLIAFFCFFYTAIVFNSRETADNLKKSGAFIPGIRPGRQTAEYIDYVLTRLTAVGAAYLVAVCLLPEFLIMRWNVPFYFGGTSLLIIVVVTMDFIAQLQAHLMSHQYDSLLKKANLKGYGRSGGVVRR; this comes from the coding sequence ATGGCCTCGGGTCCCTCGCAGATGGCGGGAATGCTCGGCGGCATGGGCCGGTTGACGGAGCTCCGCAACCGTCTCCTGTTCGTGCTCGGTGCCCTGGCGGTCTACCGCCTCGGCACGTTCATTCCCGTGCCCGGGATCAATCCGGACGCGCTGGTCCAGCTCATGGACCAGCAGCGCGGAACGATCGTGGACGTGTTCAACATGTTCTCGGGCGGCGCGCTCGGCCGGTTCTCCATCTTCGCGCTGGGCATCATGCCGTACATCTCGGCGGCGATCATCATGCAGCTGATGAGCCACGCAATTCCGCAGCTCCAGCAGCTGCGCAAGGAAGGCGAGGCCGGTCGCCGCAAGATCACGCAGTACACGCGCTATTTCACCGTTGTCCTGGCGCTGTTTCAGTCCTTCGGCGTGGCCGCTGCGCTGCAGGCCCAGAGCGCGGGGCAGGGTCTCGCCGTGGTGATGACGCCGGGCCCGAGCTTCATGTTCGCCGCGATCGTGACCCTGACCGCGGGAACCGTGTTCCTGATGTGGCTGGGTGAACAGATCACCGAGCGGGGCATCGGCAACGGCATCTCGATCATCATCTTCGCGAGCATCGTCGCCGGCCTGCCGGCCGCGGTCGGCAACACGCTGGAGCTGGTCCGGACCGGTCAGCTCGGCCCGCTGCTGGTGCTGTTCCTGATCATTCTCGCCTTCGCCGTGACCGCCTTCGTGGTCTTCGTCGAACGCGGCCAGCGCCGGATCACGGTCAACTACGCGCAGCGCCAGGGCCGAAAGGCCTACCAGAACCAGTCGACGCATCTTCCGCTGAAGGTGAACATGTCGGGCGTGATCCCGGCCATCTTCGCCTCGTCGCTGGTGCTGTTCCCCGCCACGATGAGCACCTGGTTCGGCCAGGCCGGCCAGTCGACCTGGCTGCAGCGGATCGCCGACCAGCTCTCGCCGGGGCAGCCGGTGTACGTGCTGCTTTTCGGTGGTCTGATCGCGTTCTTCTGCTTCTTCTACACCGCGATCGTGTTCAATTCGCGTGAAACCGCGGACAACCTGAAGAAGTCGGGCGCGTTCATCCCGGGCATTCGCCCCGGGCGACAGACGGCCGAGTACATCGACTACGTGCTGACTCGTCTGACGGCGGTGGGCGCGGCGTATCTGGTGGCGGTCTGCCTGCTGCCCGAATTCCTGATCATGCGCTGGAACGTACCGTTCTACTTCGGCGGTACGTCCCTGCTGATCATCGTGGTGGTGACCATGGACTTCATCGCGCAGCTCCAGGCGCACCTGATGTCGCACCAGTACGACAGCCTGCTGAAGAAGGCGAATCTGAAAGGCTACGGACGCTCCGGTGGAGTCGTCCGCCGCTGA
- the rplO gene encoding 50S ribosomal protein L15 → MKLNSIQPADGAKQSRKRVGRGIGSGLGKTGGRGHKGQKSRSGGFHKSGFEGGQMPLQRRLPKVGFNSAVNRFTREIRLYQINQLDLDTIDLDALKNAGLVPRSTRRVKVINTGELTRAVTLKGIDASAGAAKAIEAAGGKVE, encoded by the coding sequence ATGAAACTGAACAGCATTCAGCCCGCCGACGGTGCCAAGCAGAGCCGCAAGCGCGTAGGCCGCGGTATCGGTTCCGGTCTGGGCAAGACCGGCGGACGCGGTCACAAGGGCCAGAAGTCCCGTTCCGGCGGTTTCCACAAGTCCGGTTTCGAGGGCGGCCAGATGCCGCTGCAGCGCCGTTTGCCGAAGGTCGGATTCAATTCCGCGGTGAACCGCTTCACTCGTGAAATCCGCCTGTACCAGATCAACCAGCTCGATCTCGACACGATCGATCTCGATGCGCTGAAGAACGCCGGCCTGGTGCCGCGTTCGACCCGCCGCGTCAAGGTGATCAACACCGGCGAACTGACCCGCGCGGTCACGCTGAAGGGTATCGACGCGTCGGCCGGTGCGGCCAAGGCGATCGAAGCCGCCGGGGGCAAGGTCGAGTAA
- the rpmD gene encoding 50S ribosomal protein L30, with amino-acid sequence MAKKNPGRVRVTLVRSPNGTIGKHRETVRGLGLRRMNHSVELEDTPAVRGMINKVHYLVNVEDV; translated from the coding sequence ATGGCTAAAAAGAACCCCGGCCGCGTGCGCGTGACCCTGGTCCGCAGCCCGAACGGCACCATTGGAAAGCACCGCGAAACGGTGCGTGGACTCGGTCTCCGTCGCATGAACCACAGCGTCGAACTCGAGGACACGCCGGCAGTTCGCGGCATGATCAACAAGGTCCATTACCTGGTGAACGTCGAGGACGTCTGA